The following are encoded together in the Triticum dicoccoides isolate Atlit2015 ecotype Zavitan chromosome 6B, WEW_v2.0, whole genome shotgun sequence genome:
- the LOC119323786 gene encoding F-box protein PP2-A13-like, with product MGTGSSILGADADWGETSLGDMPESCVAAVLLNLDPPEICQVACLNRAFRGAASADCVWAGKLPANYRYLAALAAAADDEGDGDGDGNVKPCSPISTKKGIYARLCRPTPFDAGTKEFWIEKNKGGLCMSISSKAMAITGIDDRRYWSHLVTEESRFHSVAYLQQIWWLEVGGELDFCFPAGSYSLFFRLHLGRAHRRMGRRVCGTELIHGWDARPTRFQLSTSDEQQATSEYYLDGPGSWILYHVGDFVISNSDELTSLKYSMMQIDCTHTKGGLCVDSVAIYPKGYRRENMNTVYM from the exons ATGGGGACGGGATCGAGCATCCTTGGCGCGGATGCCGATTGGGGTGAGACGTCTCTCGGCGACATGCCGGAGAGCTGCGTGGCGGCGGTGCTGCTCAACCTTGACCCGCCGGAGATCTGCCAAGTAGCCTGCCTCAACCGCGCCTTCCGGGGCGCCGCATCCGCGGACTGCGTCTGGGCCGGCAAGCTGCCCGCTAACTACCGGTACCTTGCGGCCCTCGCAGCTGCCGCTGATGATGAGGGCGATGGCGACGGAGACGGCAATGTCAAGCCCTGCTCCCCTATATCTACTAAGAAGGGGATTTACGCCCGCCTGTGCCGACCTACTCCATTTGATGCCGGTACAAAG GAATTCTGGATCGAGAAGAACAAGGGAGGTCTTTGTATGTCCATCTCCTCAAAAGCGATGGCTATCACAGGTATAGATGACCGAAGATATTGGAGCCACCTTGTCACAGAGGAATCAAG ATTCCATAGTGTTGCCTATCTTCAGCAAATTTGGTGGCTTGAAGTGGGTGGGGAGCTTGATTTCTGCTTCCCTGCAGGTTCATACAGCCTGTTTTTCCGTCTTCACCTGGGTCGAGCGCACAGACGCATGGGTCGTCGGGTTTGTGGAACTGAGCTCATTCATGGGTGGGATGCCAGACCCACGCGGTTCCAGCTCTCAACATCGGACGAACAGCAGGCTACATCGGAGTATTATCTAGATGGACCGGGAAGCTGGATTCTCTACCACGTGGGTGATTTTGTCATCTCGAACTCGGATGAGCTGACCAGCCTGAAGTATTCAATGATGCAGATTGACTGCACCCATACGAAAGGTGGTTTGTGCGTTGATTCAGTTGCGATATATCCGAAAGGGTATCGGCGCGAGAACATGAACACGGTCTACATGTGA